The proteins below come from a single Deltaproteobacteria bacterium genomic window:
- a CDS encoding amidophosphoribosyltransferase, protein MCGIVGIYNHPEASKLAYLALYALQHRGQESAGIVSSTGSDLKAYGAMGHVAEVFTADVLEKLPGTMAIGHVRYSTTGESTQKNIQPFTISYSRGQLSVAHNGNIVNAGEIRDEFEAHGAIFQSTMDTEVILHLLATKKKNDLLDRLIETLPQLKGAYSLIFLTETRLIAVRDPFGFRPLVLGKKDDAFVIASETCALDLIEAEFVREIEPGEIVQIDKKGIKSLKPFPSQKMAHCIFEYVYFARPDSIVFNRNVYEIRKGFGRELVLENPVKADMVVPIPDSGVPAAIGYAEESKIPFQMALVRNHYVGRTFIEPEDSIRHFGVKVKLNPVKQMMEGKRVILIDDSIVRGTTSRKIIKMVRDAGAKEVHLRISSPATAWPCFYGIDTPTRSELIASHKSAEEIRQFINADSLAYLSRPSLYWFEKQRPGEWFCDACFTGNYPEGAQWVQRALKADARGNRRVMAV, encoded by the coding sequence ATGTGCGGAATAGTTGGCATCTATAATCATCCGGAAGCGAGCAAGCTGGCCTATCTGGCCCTTTATGCCCTTCAGCACCGGGGGCAGGAGAGCGCGGGGATTGTTTCGTCCACCGGGAGCGACCTCAAGGCTTACGGCGCGATGGGGCATGTGGCCGAGGTCTTCACCGCCGACGTTCTGGAAAAACTCCCCGGCACAATGGCCATCGGCCATGTCCGTTATTCCACCACCGGCGAGTCGACGCAAAAAAACATCCAGCCCTTCACCATCAGCTACTCACGGGGACAGCTCTCGGTGGCGCACAACGGCAACATCGTCAATGCCGGCGAGATCCGCGACGAATTCGAGGCGCACGGGGCGATTTTCCAGTCCACGATGGACACCGAGGTCATCCTTCATCTCCTGGCCACAAAAAAAAAAAACGATCTCCTCGACCGGCTTATCGAGACCCTGCCCCAGCTGAAAGGGGCCTATTCGCTGATCTTTCTGACCGAGACGCGGCTGATCGCCGTGCGCGACCCGTTTGGTTTTCGTCCTCTCGTATTGGGAAAAAAAGATGATGCCTTTGTCATTGCCAGTGAAACCTGTGCGCTCGATCTGATTGAGGCGGAGTTTGTCCGCGAGATTGAGCCTGGCGAGATTGTCCAGATCGACAAGAAAGGGATCAAGAGCCTCAAGCCCTTTCCCTCCCAGAAGATGGCGCATTGCATTTTTGAATATGTCTATTTTGCCCGTCCCGACAGCATCGTGTTCAACCGGAATGTGTATGAAATCCGCAAGGGGTTCGGCCGGGAGCTAGTGCTGGAGAACCCGGTCAAGGCCGACATGGTGGTTCCCATTCCCGATTCGGGGGTTCCGGCCGCCATCGGCTATGCCGAGGAATCGAAAATTCCGTTCCAGATGGCGCTGGTGAGAAACCATTATGTGGGGCGGACCTTTATCGAGCCGGAGGATTCGATCCGCCATTTCGGCGTGAAGGTGAAGCTCAATCCCGTCAAGCAGATGATGGAGGGGAAGAGGGTCATCCTCATCGACGACTCGATTGTCCGCGGCACCACCAGCCGGAAGATCATCAAGATGGTCCGCGACGCCGGCGCCAAAGAGGTTCATCTGCGCATTTCATCGCCCGCCACCGCTTGGCCCTGTTTTTACGGAATCGACACGCCGACCCGAAGCGAACTGATCGCCTCGCACAAATCGGCGGAGGAGATCCGCCAGTTCATCAACGCCGACAGCCTTGCCTATCTGTCGCGCCCTTCACTCTACTGGTTTGAAAAACAGAGGCCGGGCGAGTGGTTTTGCGACGCCTGTTTTACCGGCAACTACCCCGAAGGGGCCCAGTGGGTCCAAAGGGCCTTGAAGGCCGACGCCCGCGGCAACCGTCGCGTGATGGCGGTTTAG